TCCCACTGAGCtctcctgtgtttctctgtcagtCAGGCTTATCAGTACAAGCTGTTAGACTGGTCCTCTCCATCCACACAGGTGGAAAATAAGCTAAATATGACCCCAGTGTCTGTCATAAAATCTAACGAGTAGAGTCCAATCAAATCTAGACCGGGGTAGAGTTTCCTTAAGCCTCTAGAAATCAAGAATAATGGTTGAATTAATTCAGATCAGAGTAGGCAGTGTACTGCCACATGTATAGCTAAGCTATTATTGATTAAATATGCAGACAATGTACATTTTAATTGCTGGAGCTTGTCCATTATCACTGTAATATATGTATGGGTGTTTGTGTTCCTGTGCATGAAGGATGTTGTGTTTTCATGCAAATGGTGGGGGCTGTGTGGGTGGCCGGTGCCGGTAAATGTGGTTGGATGCCAACTGTTAGTCCATCAATCACTCACCCTGCTGAACATTAGTGCTCTCTGGGCCTTTGTGAAATCTGAGATGGGACAAGGGATTCTCTGTATGTGGCAGAGCATATTTCTACTCCATTGTAGACTTTATGTGTGTTCTTGTACTGGTGTAGGCGTGTACATATGGTTCCGATTTTGTGTGTGTCTTTTATTGAATTCATGCATACATTTGGAAGTAGAGAGGGTTGTTGtaggctggcagtggctgggGGAGCATGAGTGGTGTGTTAGTGGTCTGGAAGCCATCTCCCAAGCAGATGGACGTCATTAGTGATCATGAACATTGAAATGCAAGGGCCAAATGTAATAACGGGGAATCTATTTCCTGTTCGGCTTTCAATGAGCACCTTTGCCAAACTGGTATGAAGCTCAAGCTACCACTTTCCCATCCTCTTCTGTTTGGCTATATAGTTTTTCCACGGTCCGGGTCCAAGTTTCAGTTTTTTACCACTACTGCAAATTAATGCCTGCTTTAGAGGTtggacacaaaaaaacacacacatgcaaacaacaAATGTGAACGTTTTTGATTTAGGTCGTGGCTGCGGTCCAAATTTCCGGAAAGTCTCGAAGCTTCTGCGCATGGTTATTTTCAACTTTTTGCGCATCTCTCTGCTCTATtcgtagagaacaggctactctggCGAATAGTGCTcgttttaataaagttagaccAAAGCTGAATCAATGGCTGCAAGATCACATTATGATAGTATTCTACATAACCgaatataatagcatagtataACGTTACTGTAAGGACAAAACACCAGCGCAATTTTCTCTCGTGGCCAAAACTAAAAAGCGCACGCCACTAGGCAAAATACACAAGTAGGCTATGCTACAGTTTAACACCATCTGCTCTCGAATCTGCTTACTGTTTATCATTCAAAACAACACTGTAGACAACTTCGTAACTCAAAATCTAATTGCATATCCCCATGAAgtacgttgggccagtaaccgaaaggtagctggttcgaatccctgagctgactaggttaaaaatctgttgatggcctttgagcaaggcacttaaccctaattgatcCTGTTAAGTCgccctggataagagcatctgctaaatgactcaaatgtaaatatttAACTGATTGAGCTCAAATGGTTGGAATGCAGATGCTGCATGGGCATTTCAGCATTAACACTTGAAGAATTACCATGTGAAGGGAAGGAGACCACAAGCATGTGTGTGTAAAGTAGAGGTAAAGAAACACATGCGCAGAATGTGGTCGGGATATGCGCTGAGGGAAAAGTTGGATCTGCAGCCACTATGTTTGATTTAACTGGGATTCCCTCAGGAGTGCCTATGTTGGCCTTTTTATTTAGAACACGTGAGCTTGATTTAAATTATGTTCCTGTCAATTAATTTATTCAGTATGATGGGAGTTCAGTTAAGGACAGCTCAAGGCATTCATGAGTCTTTCATAGATAGTGGTAGTGAGTATGTTATCCCAGAATTGGAACCTATGTGGATAATGTTTGTCAATGGGAAGTTTGTGTACAGAGGTTACTAAACAGTTTGACCCTTTTTTAAGAGCCTAAATGCATAACAGCTTTTATTGTAATCATACTGCATTAGACACAAGTTGCTCAAACACAGACCGTGTTAGTGAAACAGGGAACTGATATATTTGTCTACCTATGTCTCAACAGAAATGGGAAGAAGGAGTCGGACCTGGAGGCAGCTCTGGCCCGGCTGAGGGATCTAGAGGCTCTGTTGAACTCTAAAGATGCCTCTCTGTCCACCGCCCTGGGGGAGAAACGCTCTCTAGATGCTGAGGTCAGGGACCTGAAGGCCCAGCTAGCCAAGGTAAGAGACTAGTGGTAAAGTCCTAATGGACAACTCTGAATTCTACACATACTACATACTCTCTCCTCAGGTACAGGGTTCAAACTGCATATTattgataaatatatatatatatcttccaGTGTATATAaagaaaaaaatgtcacttttaAAGAACTATCAATTGTGAATATGACTTTTGGGTTAGTGCTGTAACAAGGTCAGTGCATCACCGTGGATTGTTCTCAATGAACTCCGAAATGAATAATATTCCTACGCCACCTTCTGGTCACATAAGTGAACTATAGTTTCACCCAGTCATGCTTTCACATCTTACATGCAGCTCCTCTATTCCTCCTCGTTAAAGCAATGTGATAACTAGAGTGACTTCAGATCAACAAATGATTCATTATTTATCTTAACAGAACCCTAAAGATAAACATCAAACTTTAAACTCTCTGTCCCTTAGCTGGAGACCGGTCTGCGCGATGCTAAGAAGCAGCTTCAGGATGAGATGCTGAGGAGAGTGGACGCTGAGAACCGCCTGCAGACCCTCAAGGAAGAACTGCAGTTCCAGAAGAACATCTACGGAGAGGTGAGACTCTCTCTCTTACCTTACACTCTTACActatctctccttttctcccttgACCTCTCTCTTTTTACCTCACTTTCTTTTTTCACTTTTCCTTTTTTTCCCCTCTGATCTGCTCCTCCTTatctatctctctttttctctcccttcttTTGTTTCCTCATCTGTCCTCTTCACTAGCCTTGTAAACTAGACTGATGGAACACCGAGATTGGTCTGTTTTATGAGGTTACCTCTTCACCCCCTCTTCTATAACTCAAGTATGCCTGTACCGTCCTGCAGGAGCTGAGGGAGTCCAAGCGCAGGCACGAGTCTCGCATGGTGGAGATTGACAGTGCAGGAACAAAGCAGGATTATGAGAGTAAGCTGGCCGAGGCCCTGATGGAGCTGAGAGCCCAGCACGAGGAGCAGGTCCGCATCTACAAGGAGGAGATCGAGAAGACCTACACCTCCAAGGTAGGGAGCACAACCCACGGGTCCACACTGCCAGCTCAAGCGTGAACTAGAAGTAAATCAGTTCAAATCGGTAGTGTTATTTCATTTTAATTTCACTAAGCTGTCCATCCAGTTGAAATCGGTAGTACTGTCCATGCATCATTCAACAACCTTTCACTGGCCCAGTGCCAACCTAGCACAGACACATGTATCGTGGTTTCGTTCTGACCTCTctggccctgtgtgtgtctcAGCTGGAGAACGCCCGTCACTCCGCAGACAGGAACAGTACTCTGGTGGGGGCGGCCCACGAGGAGCTGCAGCAGACTCGCGTGCGGATGGAGGGCATGTCCTCCCAGCTCAGCCAGCTGCAGAAACAGGTACGGCTGCACCCTGTCCACCTGTCAATCACAGAAGTCTCTTACCATACATCTCCATACTGTGGAGCTCTGACAGCTGTTATCTTAGCTCTAGTGTTGGCTCTAATACAAAGTATTAGCTCAGTTCATCTCATCTCTGTCAAATATGGCCCTTTTGGTTGGTCTAACCGGGGTATCAACCCTCTGTGTGTTAGCTGGCGGCGAGGGAGGCCAGGGTGCGTGAGCTGGAGGAGTCTCTGGCCCGGGAGCGGGACACGATGCGCCGGCGCCTGGAGgacaaggagagggagatgggggagatgcgCATGCGGATGCAGCAACAGCTGGATGAATACCAGGAGCTGCTGGACATCAAACTGGCCCTGGACATGGAGATCAGCGCCTACCGTAAActgctggagggagaggaggagaggtgaggagacatTACGGGAATGCACAATACACATcatgcatacacaaacacactgcaaGCCACACACAGACATTTACACACAGACTGAAGTAAATAAACTCATGTAACCTACACACCCACACTAGATTTGTATCAACACTCTTCTTCTCTGTCACCCCCCCCAGACTGCGTCTGTCCCCCAGCCCTCCCCCAACCCGAGTCACTGTGTCCCGTACCACCGGCTCGGGCTCAGCACACACCCATACCACCCGTACCTCGGGCTCAGGACACAGCCACAGCGCCCGAGTGGTCCAGTCCACCAGCGGCAGCCGCAACTCCTCAGGCACGGCCAGCGCCAAGAAGAGACGGCTCAATGACAACGACAGCGAGACCTCCAGCCTGGCGGGGGGCGCCGTGACGCGTACACGCATCGCCCAGCAGGCCTCCGCTAGCGGCCGCGTCACCGTGGACGAGGTGGACCTGGAGGGGAAGTACGTCCGCCTCAGCAACAAGGCCAACGAGGTATGGAATTAATCGGTCAGCTTGACATACAATGGGTGCTTTCTGCTACGATGCGCCGCATTCTTTCTGTTATGGTCAAATGCACAGGTTTTGTAAGGAAGCTACTGTAGTAAAAACACCCTGTTAGGTTGATGATGTAAAAGGACAATCTCTTCTACCTAGTGATTTTAGTTGACGTTGGCTGAAACAGACTTGATGCTTATCTGTTGTCCTTCAGGACCAGCTTCTGGGCCACTGGCAGGTGAAGAGACAGGTGGGCACCAGCACCCCCATCGTCTACAAGTTCCCCCCCAAATTCAACCTCAAGGCAGGACAGACCGTCACAGTGAGTAAAACCTTCGTCATGTCTGCACTGTCATCAACTATGCTTGTGTTCAGTTTTTAGTACACCATGTTGAGAGAGCAGTATGTTTGTCACAATGTGGGCTTGTGTGTAAAGTAACTATAGTATGTGATGAGGTGATAACCGACAGTTCTGTACCTCTTCCCTCTGTAGATTTGGGCTTCAGGAGCAGGCGGCACCCACAACCCCCCCTCAGACCTGGTGTGGAAGACCCAGAACTCATGGGGCAGCGGAGACCTGTTCCAAACCACCCTGGTCAGCGCCaatggagaggtgagagagacacGTCACATGCACATGTTTGTAGTTGTACCTTCCCATTGTCCCGTTGACTGTTCAGTCTTTCTCTTGGCAACATCATCCCACTTCCTACATATTTGAATACATGTGAGATTTGGTAAAATACCTTGCTCACGTCATAGCCGGTTGACAAACTGACTGTTCTGCGCCTCTCTTTCCCATAGGAAATGGCACAAAGGAAAGTTACACGCACCCTGTTCcaggaagatgatgatgatgatgtgagtCTCACTGTTTATGAAAGACACAGGCTCAGGATGATAAATAAATTACTGAAACTATACTTGCACTGTGAGGAAGGCTATTGAGCCAAAACATTGTTCAGGATCCCCTGTTTCAGATGAAAATAGGTTAATTTATATAGAGTACTTATTTAGTCACCAAACAAGGCCAGGGGTGTGCGATGATAGACTTAAATACGTCTCTAAAGGGTGACAAGAAAAATGGAAAGACTTTTATTTACCATTACTGGACTAATGCCTCACAGTGGCTACAGTTAGTATTTACCAGTAATGTTGGAACcttctgttctctgtctccctctgcagGGCAACCACAGTGCGTGCGGTGTGGACCGTGACTACAACCTGCGGAGCCGCACGGTGGTCTGTGGCTCGTGTGGCCAGCCGTCTGATAAGAGCTGTGCCACCTCAGGGGTGTCCAGTGGCTCCTGCTCCATCAGCAGTGGAGGAGGTCTGCCTGAGGGCCTGATGTCTCCCCTCTTTATAATGGGTAGCAACTCACCCAGACAGGTACTGTAGGACTCCATCTGTTTGATCATGTATAtcgttttaacctctatgggctaggtggcacgtcaccgtcccactctattcaacagccagtggaagaacgtggcgtgaaatacaaaacctcaaaaatgcaatcatttacatttttcaaacatacgactattttacaccattttaaagacaagactctcattaatctaaccacattgtccgatttcaatcaagttcatatttatatccaaaaacagctttttacattggcatgtgatgttcagaacatgcattcccacccaaaacttccggtgaatttactaagttactcaccataaacgttgacaaaatacataacaattattttaagaattatagatacagaactcctttatgcaatcgctgtcagattttaaaatagcttttcggcgaaagcacattttgcaatattctgagtacatagctcagccatcatggctagctattttgatacccgccaacttcggggctcactaaactcagaattactattagaagaattgtattacctttgctgatcttcatcagaatgcactcccaggactgctacttccacaagaaatgttgtttttgttccaaataatccatagttatgtccaaatacctcagttttgttcgtgcgttcaggtcactatccaaaggctaacgcgcgagcgcatttcgagacaaaaaaattgtaaatgttcctttaccgtacttagatgcatgtcaaacgctgtttaaaatcaatttttatggtatttttctcgtaaaatagcaataatattccaaccggacaatagtgtattcattcaaacaggaaaagaaaaaacagcatggtcgcggTACCGCGCaactccaatctctttgtcactagGCAGagcactgacaaactgtgctagtatactctgcccagagacaggatacgcctcaatccgctttctgaaggctttagagagccaatggaagccttagaaagtgcaacgtaaccccagagatactgtagtttcgaaagggactagaaagaagaactacaatttctcagacaggccacttcctgcttggaattttctcaggtttttgcctgccatatgagttctgttatactcacagacaccattcaaacagttttagaaaattcagagtgttttctatccaaatctactaataatatgcatattctcgtttctgggaaagagtagtaaccagtttaaatcgggtacgttttttttatccggccgtgaaaatactgccccctagcccagacaggttaacacacaTTTTAAGACACTTAACACACACTATTTCTGTTTCAAAGCACAAAcacccctcattctctctctctgacacatgcACACTCATGCGCACAGCATCCCAGTTTTCCTGTTTCTCCTGCTGTTATGACAACAGCCCCTTCCTGTCCCCTCACTTCCTCTAACGCCCCTATGTCACTTCCTGTCTTTCTCAGGGAGGTCCCAGACCGGAGAACTGCTCCATCATGTAAAGCCAGGCAGGCACCACCTTACCTGGACAAGTACCTCCCACACCACACATGGATGGGAGATGCCTTTTTTTAAATTACTTTTTTATTTCCTTTGTTTCATATATGATCTGCCTTATTTTGTATGACATAATCTGCAGGTTAGATTACCTTTGGTGTTTGGCAAAGGGCTTAGGAGCTGTGTATTCACTTCAGATATATGAGCTTGTATATTCTAGTTATTGCATGTGGGCTGGGCAGATGCTTTCACTGTTTAGGGCCATATCTAGGGAGAGAGGCACAGAAAGCACCTTTAACCATTACAATGGTCTTTGATCCATAGTGGGCTTTTGCGTCATGTCTAAACTGTCACAACACTAAACACGCACAGCAGCAAACCCTGCTATGAATCAGTGGACATGGGGGCTGGAACCAGGGATCTCTGGCCTGGTATTCCATATACACTACCATAGAATGTCTTGAATGTCATTAAATGGAGATGGAGTTAACCCCCCCTGACCGCTAGAGGATTATGGGGGTTTGTATTAGACTGAGCGATGGGATTGATCATTCTAAAGCCATAGTTACAAAGAGGAGCTCAAACTTGACACTGCCATCAAGTGGTTTATATTTCTGAACACAAGACACTAGTTTTTTATGGAATGACATCTATATTATTACTCATGAAACAATCAGACAACTATGGTAATATGAATATAGGTTCCAAATTGTGACTTGTTTTCACAGGCTTGAAAGAGGTATGTAGTTGTTAAAGAAAGGATACCAAAACGAGATGAGCACACAGATATGGGGAAGACAAAGTAGTACTGTATTGTAAAGTTGAGTGCGGTCTTGACATGACCTCGGACCTCCAGAAATAGTTTCCTCTTAGAGGCTGATAATTcttgtctgacctctgacctcgcCTTTGTCTTGTATGACAAAACAGTTATGCCACGCTTTTTTGTTTACGTAGTTGTACTGTAGGGCAACTCATCAGATCTAGACACAAAAATATGATTTGTAGGGATTCTTTTGCTTTTTGAATCTGAGATAATTGCCAGATGGATTATAGTAATGTTACTGTAACCTTCTAATATTGATTCTCCATTTTTAGGTTTGAGGGAATGTGGCAGCTTGAGAAATAGATGTTCTGGTTTGTCAGACTCTAAAGACAGATTGTCTGAGTTGGAAGTGTGTTGATTTAAATGAAAGTACAATGCTTACCTTCTCGTGACAGCAGTGCAACAATGTGTACATTCTGTAACTTTGTTTGTATCAGGTGTAGTGTCAGAAAGAATGGGTACAGAAAGAAGGCAAACCTTGGACAAGTAAGCCTGGCCCGTAGGGGTAGTTGGACTATATGGTATTATCTGGCCAAAAGTTTACTTTATTAATGAACTACACAGTATGTTGCATTGGCAAACATGTTGGTGCCATATTTTCAGTGTAATCAATTATCAAGGTGTCACTTTGACAAGGTCAGAAAGATTATTTAACTTGAGAAGGAAACCTAAATGAAACTTAAACCATCTATTCCTCATATGATAATTTTCCATTGACATCCTCTGTATTCATGTATTGTAGTCTTGAGACTATTGTCTAGAGGCCTCTCTCCCACTAAAGGATTATAATGGCTGTGTTTTTCTGAGCTTAGTGGCTTTTCTTTTGGGCatgtttattcttttttttttgggggggggggcttcttATTTCTTTACAACTATGTCAAAAATGAGCTACAGTCATCTACAAAGCTTTATCCACTGCATATTAATAGAGGCATGTACAGTAGTCTGGCAGCCTTTTATAGGATGTGTAAGCAGTAAAGATTTTCTGAGAATACTTGAtactttttgaaatatttagtttTTCTTTTGTACTTCATACACATTTCTATCACTACCAAATTTGAGAAAATGTGATTATTCTCACTGCCCCAGACATACCTTTGAGAAGCTCAATAATATTATTTTACTTGACATATATAATTACTTTTGTCACTTTTCAGTATTTCTTTTCTCATCATGTCTCAAGTGCCTTATTGATACCTGCTAGTGATCATTGGAAATGATGTATTCTTTTTGCATTATGAGGTGTCAATTCCAAAGATATGCGATATTTTGTCTTTCAAGACAATGGAATTTATAGATTTACAGAGTATGTTGGCTATAGTTGCATATTTGTACGGAAATTGTCCTTGTACATAATGCTCAATTGAATTTATAAGAAATGATTATACCTAATATGGGAAAACCATGCAATCCAGGTAGAATGTAGTAGTGATGATTTACCAGCCTTTTCTGTTCGAGATGACACAAGTAAAAATATTTTCCCAACAAATGCCGTCTTGTGGTTGACTTCTTAATAAAATGTAATCTGTGGTTTGATGTGTGATATTATACAAGCTACCTGAGCACAAAATACTTCTGAACAAGTGCATACAATGTTAAGCCATTTAATGTACATTATATACAACATATTGCATGATTACATTGTAAAACATTGAGGAGCTAGCTGTACAAATGGGCTCTGGATTTCCCCTAATTGGAAGCTGACATTctattgtctataggggagggggaaagggactTGAGGGGACCTCATACTAAACTACTGACATCATGGAGATATAAAAATGCCTTTCAATTGCCGTCCCGGTTTATGTAATTCTGGTCAAAAGGCTTGTATGCCAAATCATGTGCTCCAAAAGCCAAGTCCCTTTATCCGCAGTATGAAAATAACATTTGAAGGAATCCCAAGTTTGGTCAAACTcaaatgcatgcatgtatgtccTCAAACTACGATACTGGCATTCTCAAAGCCTATCCCCACATGCCTTGGCCGTTGAGTCTGGATCACAAGAGTGTAACGGTGGATAAAATGCCACCTTAATCCACCAGGGGGCAGTGTTACTATGTAAACCCACTGACAGAAGCATCGGCATAATCTGCTGTCTTTGTCAGGTTGCCCTGACTGTCACTGCTGCAACTGACTGTTTTGTAGCCTTGAATAACCCCAAGACAACTTCCTACCAATGTTTTTGAATGGCAGTAAAGTTTAAATTAGTTCTTCTGCATTGTGATGTTCAGAATAGGGCTGGTGTCATTGGGGCAGTCTCCTGCGTACGGGAGAGGGTGGGCGGCGGACAGGTGGCAGGTCATAGTGTCCTGGGATGTGGCTGTTCACAGGTAGGTCATAGTGATTATGGGGCTCCTGCTCCGGGACCCGCCCAAGGGAACTGCGCTCTGAAAAAATTGAAATAAACATTGTAATTGTCATCCGTCTACTGGAGTTTATATTTCAGATTGTCTTTATGTTTACTCAATGTGAATGGTAAATTAAGGATTATActataaaatatacagtatgatTCTCTTGGCCTAGGAATGAGGTTATTGCTATGGTCAACCCTTTCTCCAGCCCTCATACTGAGACTTTCCAATCCATTCCTGTGGTTtactcccctctccctttcctcacaTGACCTCCTTTCATTTCCATGAAAACAGTACTGCCCATTCAACCATGTGTTACGGAAACCCATCCATCTCATTTGTCTATTTGCACAGTCTTAacatttattcattttttttctgAGTATGCTATGCGAAACCTAAACGTTTTACATAGTGATAGAGAATTGtctgttttgttgttttacatGCTAGCATAGCCAGATATTCCGTGTATACTACTGATTATAAATTTGAAGGGTCCTGAACAACAGTATAGTAACCCACCTCTGCGTAATGTTGATGTGCTGAATGGTGGAGGGCTGATCTCTGTGTAGGACCTCTCATGGGGCATGGCCGTCCTCATCTCCATGTAGCTGCTCTCAGGAGGGCCGAAGGGCAGGCCGGGCAGGTCTTTAATGGTGGCGTAGGGGTTCTCACTGTTCAGAGAACTGCTGCTAGCTGCCACCCCAGTGTCCTTTAGTTCTGTCACTAACAAGGGGCAGAGTGTAAAAGTTAACAGAGGAGCTGACTGGCTCTGGGTCAGCCAGGTCACATGTAGTTTGTCATCTGGTGATGGGTCGACAGTTCAGGCATGTTTTATGTTAAATATGCCACAAAAGAAAGGCATGTGTGAAAATGGATTGATGGAAATGTTGCCTAGAGTAGTTCTAGAGAAAAGCAAGCATATTTCATGTTAACTTGGAGTTGCTGGAAATGAAGGAGAAAAGGGATATAGGAAGCATGGAAAACTACCTTTGTTGTAATATTTCCCAAGGCTGGCACTGTAGCTATAACTGCGGTCAATGCTGAAAGCTCCTGTAAACATTAAAAAACATTTTGCATAATCTATTTTATTTATAGCAAACTCATAAAAGACAAATATCCTGTCTTGGTATTAAATCAATACCAGGTGATGAAATGGAGGATGAAAGTTGGCGAAGAACGGGCAGTTTGAAACAGGCAGTAAAAAAGACGGACCTGGTTCTTTGCGAGCCTCATGGTGTTTCCAGTCTGCAGGCAAAGTGGCATTGCTCTCCACCCCGAAcaggcctctctccctctccatgttcTTCACGTCACAGAAGAGCTGGTTATTGGTGTTCTGTTTGAAAGACACCGATATTAACCAATCAGAAATCATACAGCTCCTCTCAAACAAGCATATCCTGTATAAAGGACACAGGGGTGTAACACAGTTGACTCGAGACGGAGGTGACGGTAATGACACTTGCCTTGATGGCGCGGTCCTGGTTGTTGGGGACGTGTGGTAGAGGGGGTCtgctcccagtcagtgtgtgatagctgtggttgtagtagtggtggtagttgtgagGAACATCTGAGGAGCAAGAAGGGACATGACATCAATAACCAGCACTGTATATAAAATACATTACTGTGTATGAATCCTAACCAAAACTGTAACCTAGCCAGCGCTACAGTATGGATACATTATGTGGTCAAACTATTCgcaaacatttgttttttttacgTAATCTTTTAAACCAACGCTGTATCAATACAGTACCTGGTATTGCGTATTCGGAGTTGACGGTGCGTGAGGTGGAGAAGGAGACTGTCGGTGTGTTGGCTTGCTTGTCTTTCTGCCGGCGGCGGTAGAGCAGTAGCAGGgccagcagcagcaccaccagcaTGACCAGCACCACGATGCCTGCGATGGCCCCCCACGAGTCCCTCTCCCCCGGGGACACGGGCACCATCATACTCACAAAGCGTTCTGTGTGGAGCACAGAGAACAAGGGTCATCACCGTCACAGGCCCTCCAGTCATCACCGTAACAATACTTCATGCTGAATAGACTTAGGTAGATAATAACCAGTTTCATTACTGTCTTATTTAACTGGATTGTAGCAGATTCAATAGACAACTCAATAGACAACTATTATAGTCTGGTAGCTATGGGCAACAGTATGTCATTACTAGCTTGTAAACTGATGTATGGTTAGTAACTGTTCATTGGGTAAAGGGGAGACCATACCTTTTTTGCAGTCGATCCCTGGTcctgattcacacacacactcccctgtcTGTGGGTCGCAGTAGAAGTTGGGTGGGCAGG
The sequence above is drawn from the Salmo salar chromosome ssa05, Ssal_v3.1, whole genome shotgun sequence genome and encodes:
- the LOC106605311 gene encoding lamin-A; protein product: MESPGQKRGSRVGTATPLSPTRISRLQEKDDLCNLNDRLAVYIDKVRSLEIENAGLRLRITESETEISREVTGMKAAYETELADARKTLDSVAKERARLQLELGKVKEEYKELKVRNGKKESDLEAALARLRDLEALLNSKDASLSTALGEKRSLDAEVRDLKAQLAKLETGLRDAKKQLQDEMLRRVDAENRLQTLKEELQFQKNIYGEELRESKRRHESRMVEIDSAGTKQDYESKLAEALMELRAQHEEQVRIYKEEIEKTYTSKLENARHSADRNSTLVGAAHEELQQTRVRMEGMSSQLSQLQKQLAAREARVRELEESLARERDTMRRRLEDKEREMGEMRMRMQQQLDEYQELLDIKLALDMEISAYRKLLEGEEERLRLSPSPPPTRVTVSRTTGSGSAHTHTTRTSGSGHSHSARVVQSTSGSRNSSGTASAKKRRLNDNDSETSSLAGGAVTRTRIAQQASASGRVTVDEVDLEGKYVRLSNKANEDQLLGHWQVKRQVGTSTPIVYKFPPKFNLKAGQTVTIWASGAGGTHNPPSDLVWKTQNSWGSGDLFQTTLVSANGEEMAQRKVTRTLFQEDDDDDGNHSACGVDRDYNLRSRTVVCGSCGQPSDKSCATSGVSSGSCSISSGGGLPEGLMSPLFIMGSNSPRQGGPRPENCSIM